A single region of the Tursiops truncatus isolate mTurTru1 chromosome 18, mTurTru1.mat.Y, whole genome shotgun sequence genome encodes:
- the GJA3 gene encoding gap junction alpha-3 protein, translated as MGDWSFLGRLLENAQEHSTVVGKVWLTVLFIFRILVLGAAAEEVWGDEQSDFTCNTQQPGCENVCYDRAFPISHVRFWVLQIIFVSTPTLIYLGHVLHLVRMEEKRKEREEERLKADGPPLGQDRPPVRDDRGKVRLAGALLRTYVFNIIFKTLFEVGFIAGQYFLYGFQLKPLYRCDRWPCPNTVDCFISRPTEKTIFILFMLAVACVSLLLNMLEIYHLGWKKLKQGMTDPYRPDTPGSSVRAAKPACERPLLLPSHSNPPALTIGFPPSYAPSASSLGQASAPGYPEPPPPAALPGTPGKGHPVGSPGGHQHLLATAPNWAGREAEQQTSAGKASPPLSAPAAPKPPAGPQQPPPEGGAGSSGDSDGEGAVTAVELHAPPELPADPGRSSKASKSSGGRARASDLAI; from the coding sequence ATGGGCGACTGGAGCTTCCTGGGGAGACTCCTAGAGAACGCCCAGGAGCACTCCACCGTGGTCGGCAAGGTCTGGCTGACCGTGCTGTTCATCTTCAGGATCCTGGTGCTGGGGGCCGCGGCCGAGGAGGTGTGGGGGGACGAGCAGTCGGACTTCACGTGCAACACGCAGCAGCCGGGCTGCGAGAACGTGTGCTACGACCGCGCCTTCCCCATCTCGCACGTGCGCTTCTGGGTGCTGCAGATCATCTTCGTGTCCACGCCCACCCTCATCTACCTGGGCCACGTGCTGCACCTGGTGCGcatggaggagaagaggaaggagcgGGAGGAAGAGCGGCTGAAGGCCGACGGCCCGCCCCTCGGGCAGGACAGGCCCCCGGTGCGCGACGACCGGGGCAAGGTCCGCCTGGCCGGCGCCCTGCTCCGCACCTACGTCTTCAACATCATCTTCAAGACGCTGTTCGAGGTGGGCTTCATCGCCGGGCAGTACTTCCTGTACGGCTTCCAGCTGAAGCCGCTGTACCGCTGTGACCGGTGGCCCTGCCCGAACACGGTGGACTGCTTCATCTCGCGGCCCACGGAGAAGACCATCTTCATCCTCTTCATGCTGGCCGTGGCCTGCGTATCCCTCTTGCTCAACATGCTGGAGATCTACCACCTGGGCTGGAAGAAGCTGAAACAGGGCATGACCGACCCTTACCGCCCGGACACTCCCGGCTCCAGCGTGAGGGCCGCAAAGCCTGCGTGCGAgcggcccctcctgctgccctcccACTCCAACCCACCCGCCCTCACCATCGGGTTCCCGCCCTCCTACGCGCCCTCGGCCTCTTCCCTGGGGCAGGCGTCGGCCCCAGGCTACCCCGAGCCCCCTCCGCCGGCAGCCCTGCCCGGGACCCCCGGCAAGGGCCACCCGGTCGGCTCCCCCGGCGGCCACCAGCACCTGCTCGCGACGGCGCCGAACTGGGCCGGCCGGGAGGCCGAGCAGCAGACTTCTGCCGGGAAGGCCTCCCCGCCGTTGTCCGCGCCCGCAGCCCCGAAGCCCCCGGCCGgcccccagcagccccctccggagggcggggcggggagcTCGGGCGACAGCGACGGGGAGGGGGCGGTGACTGCCGTGGAGCTGCACGCGCCCCCCGAGCTCCCCGCAGACCCCGGCCGGTCCAGCAAGGCCAGTAAGTCCAGCGGCGGCCGGGCCAGGGCCAGTGACTTGGCCATCTAG